A genomic stretch from Mastacembelus armatus chromosome 12, fMasArm1.2, whole genome shotgun sequence includes:
- the LOC113124644 gene encoding growth arrest and DNA damage-inducible protein GADD45 gamma-like has translation MQSPGKSLKEALLCAQSEDRLTVGVYESAKIMTEDPDSVSFCVLAMDEEFECDIALQIHFTLIQSFCFDNDISIVRVSDMQRLAEIVGDKAEQLEDAHCVLITNPADGSWEDPALEKLHLFCEESQRLNDWVPEISLPER, from the exons ATGCAGTCTCCTGGAAAATCTCTGAAGGAAGCTCTGCTATGTGCTCAGAGTGAAGATCGGCTCACTGTTGGAGTCTATGAGAGTGCTAAAATTATGACTGA AGATCCAGACAGCGTGTCTTTCTGCGTCCTGGCTATGGATGAGGAGTTCGAGTGTGACATCGCTCTCCAGATCCACTTCACCCTCATCCAGTCCTTCTGCTTCGACAACGACATCAGCATCGTCAGAGTGAGCGACATGCAGCGTCTGGCTGAGATTGTTGGTGACAAGGCAGAGCAGCTTGAAGATGCCCACTGCGTCCTCATCACG AATCCAGCCGACGGGTCTTGGGAGGACCCTGCTCTGGAGAAGCTGCACCTGTTCTGTGAGGAGAGCCAGCGTCTGAACGACTGGGTCCCTGAGATCAGCCTCCCTGAGCGCTGA